GACCGATCAGCTCGTGTCCACGATATTTTGCCGAACCTTCAATAATGCCGTTTGATGCCAGCAGCCCCATGATGCCCATCATGGTCTGGCTCTTGCCGGAACCGGATTCGCCGACGACGGCAAGCGTTTCGCCCTGTTTGACGTCAATATCGATGCCCTTGACGGCATTCACGGTGCCATCGGGCGTGGTGAATTCAACCTTGAGGTCACGGACGGTGAGGATGGTTTCAGGTGTCGTTTTCATATCAACGATCCTTGGGATCGAGTGCATCACGCAACCCGTCGCCCACAAAATTAAGCGAAAACAGGGTCAGCACGAAGAAGATCGCCGGGAATATCAGGAGCCACGGGGCTGACTGGATATTGTTGGCACCTTCGGAAATCAGCGCCCCCCAACTCGTCAGCGGCGCCTGCACGCCAAGGCCGAGGAAGGAGAGGAAGCTTTCCAGAAGAATGACTTTGGGCACGACGACGGTGACGAACACGACGACCGGTCCGATCGTATTGGGAATGATGTGACGGCGGATGATCTGCCAGTCGCTCAAACCCAAGGCCTGTGCGGCCCCCACAAATTCCCGCCGTTTCAGCGCAAGCGTCTGGCCACGGACGATACGCGCCATATCAAGCCATTCCACCGCACCGATGACCAGGAAGATCAGGATGAAGCTGCGGCCGAAGAAAACCACGAGAACGACCACCAGAAAGACGAAGGGCAGCGAATAGAGGATTTCGACGAAACGCATCATCACATTGTCGACACGTCCGCCGATATATCCAGCCGTTGCGCCGTAAAGGACGCCTATCCCGAGCGAAACGAGGCTGGCCAGAATGCCGACGGCGATCGAGATCTGCCCACCCAGCATCACCCGGGCCAGCATGTCGCGACCATTTGAATCCGTGCCGAAGAAGAAGTATTCGCGGTTGACGTCGCCTTCCAGCTTC
This is a stretch of genomic DNA from Agrobacterium fabrum str. C58. It encodes these proteins:
- a CDS encoding ABC transporter permease, with protein sequence MTDIPGTVAHQPVVKSRSLFQLAALRFRRNKAAMAGSIMLLLITLFSFIGPNFLTHTYDQVFSSYVSVAPSLEPRPDVNNLQGVMEGVAGRARVELKEFSVEGQTFTATITSSSAIDPRATRYFDRANEFENTKVVATEDEGRTLKLEGDVNREYFFFGTDSNGRDMLARVMLGGQISIAVGILASLVSLGIGVLYGATAGYIGGRVDNVMMRFVEILYSLPFVFLVVVLVVFFGRSFILIFLVIGAVEWLDMARIVRGQTLALKRREFVGAAQALGLSDWQIIRRHIIPNTIGPVVVFVTVVVPKVILLESFLSFLGLGVQAPLTSWGALISEGANNIQSAPWLLIFPAIFFVLTLFSLNFVGDGLRDALDPKDR